In Streptomyces hawaiiensis, one genomic interval encodes:
- a CDS encoding protein kinase family protein, translating to MTGRGRLTAYDSVSTHLALCGDAELRALLDTAVPLGTGIGGKSARLDVAGTPVFVKQVPLTDLERRPEHLRSTANLFGLPAICQYGIGGPGFGTWREVAVHTMTTNWVLSGQHQGFPLMYHWRVLPGEAPTLSEELADVERMVAYWDGSVEVRRRVEALHQSSAGVALFLEYIPHTLHTWLTDQARAGGEALDRACSLVEEELAAGTAFMNSRGLLHFDAHFENILTDGRRLYFADYGLALSDRFDLTRAEADFFHRHSAYDRCYTASWLVNWLVTALYADDGDAREARIRALAQGRRPTGTPPGITKILTRHAPVAAVMTNFYRTLQRESRKTSYPAERLRQLSP from the coding sequence ATGACCGGGCGAGGACGTCTGACCGCCTACGACTCTGTCTCGACACACCTCGCGTTGTGCGGGGACGCCGAACTGCGCGCACTGCTGGACACCGCCGTACCGCTGGGCACCGGCATCGGAGGGAAGTCGGCCCGGCTGGACGTGGCCGGAACACCGGTCTTCGTGAAACAGGTGCCCCTGACGGACCTGGAGCGGCGGCCGGAACACCTGCGGTCCACGGCCAACCTGTTCGGGCTGCCGGCCATCTGCCAGTACGGCATCGGCGGGCCCGGGTTCGGGACGTGGCGGGAGGTCGCCGTCCACACCATGACCACGAACTGGGTGCTCTCCGGGCAGCATCAAGGCTTCCCCCTGATGTACCACTGGCGGGTGCTGCCGGGCGAGGCGCCCACGTTGTCGGAGGAACTCGCGGACGTGGAGCGGATGGTGGCCTACTGGGACGGCAGCGTGGAGGTACGCCGGCGCGTCGAGGCGCTGCACCAGTCCTCGGCCGGCGTCGCGCTGTTCCTGGAGTACATCCCCCACACTCTGCACACGTGGCTCACCGACCAGGCGCGAGCCGGTGGCGAGGCTCTCGACCGGGCGTGCTCCCTGGTGGAGGAGGAGCTGGCGGCCGGCACAGCCTTCATGAACAGCCGTGGGCTGCTCCACTTCGACGCTCACTTCGAGAACATCCTGACCGACGGCCGGCGCCTGTACTTCGCCGACTACGGCCTCGCCCTGTCCGACCGTTTCGACCTGACGCGCGCCGAGGCCGACTTCTTCCACCGGCACAGCGCCTACGACCGCTGCTACACGGCCAGCTGGCTGGTGAACTGGCTGGTCACCGCCCTGTACGCGGACGACGGGGACGCGCGAGAGGCACGGATACGGGCGTTGGCCCAAGGCCGGCGGCCCACCGGGACACCACCCGGGATCACGAAGATCCTCACTCGGCACGCGCCGGTCGCGGCAGTGATGACGAACTTCTACCGCACCCTCCAGAGGGAGAGCAGGAAGACCTCGTATCCGGCGGAGAGACTCCGGCAGCTCAGCCCCTGA
- a CDS encoding DUF6343 family protein yields the protein MRTGNEPRTARSALRARFWLSVWGLVWALVGTVAFALAGRTGWAIACGVLLLIVTIDLAVVLRRIRQGPHYQPGPGIPPYRPPDRRP from the coding sequence ATGCGTACAGGCAATGAACCGCGGACCGCGCGCAGTGCCCTGCGGGCGCGCTTCTGGCTGAGTGTGTGGGGGCTGGTCTGGGCGCTCGTCGGGACGGTGGCGTTCGCGCTCGCCGGGCGGACCGGGTGGGCCATCGCCTGCGGTGTGCTGCTGCTGATCGTCACGATCGACCTGGCCGTCGTCCTGCGGCGCATCCGTCAGGGTCCGCACTACCAGCCGGGCCCCGGCATCCCGCCCTACCGGCCGCCGGACCGACGCCCCTGA
- a CDS encoding tetratricopeptide repeat protein codes for MPETSGSTGPSPETHVIDFRAAEQLLAARDPRGAVKLLDGVIATHPENTAARLLRARAFFAAAQLRPAELEFQIVLEREPDNAFAHFALARTYERQGRPDQAKRHFRLAAALDPNPEFVKAARFDS; via the coding sequence GTGCCCGAGACCAGCGGTTCGACCGGACCCAGCCCGGAGACGCATGTCATCGACTTCCGTGCCGCCGAGCAACTGCTCGCGGCGCGGGACCCGCGGGGCGCGGTGAAGCTGCTCGACGGGGTCATCGCCACGCACCCGGAGAACACCGCGGCGCGGCTGCTGCGGGCGCGTGCCTTCTTCGCGGCGGCGCAGCTGAGGCCGGCGGAACTCGAGTTCCAGATCGTCCTGGAGCGGGAGCCGGACAACGCCTTCGCGCACTTCGCGCTCGCCCGTACCTATGAGCGCCAGGGCCGCCCCGACCAGGCGAAGCGCCACTTCCGGCTGGCGGCCGCGCTCGACCCGAATCCGGAGTTCGTGAAGGCGGCGCGCTTCGACTCGTGA
- a CDS encoding class I SAM-dependent methyltransferase, whose product MTPPGPAGRKSTTREPIIQESEAPEPEATRRDAGTTESSRANRGWWDRNADDYQVEHGTFLGDDRFVWGPEGLDEVEAELLGPPEELKGRDVLEIGAGAAQCSRWLTAQGARPVALDISHRQLQHALRIGGSFPLVCADAGALPFADGSFDLACSAYGALPFVADPRQVLHEVRRVLRPGGRLVFSVTHPIRWAFPDEPGPAGLSVSASYFDRTPYVEQDDEGQAVYVEHHRTLGDRVRDVVASGLRLVDLVEPEWPVWNTSEWGGWSPLRGNLIPGTAIFVCERD is encoded by the coding sequence GTGACACCGCCGGGACCGGCTGGACGGAAGAGTACGACGAGGGAGCCGATCATCCAAGAGTCCGAAGCACCCGAACCCGAGGCCACCCGGCGTGATGCCGGGACCACGGAGAGCTCCCGCGCCAATCGTGGCTGGTGGGACCGCAACGCGGACGACTACCAGGTCGAGCACGGCACGTTCCTCGGCGACGACCGTTTCGTATGGGGCCCCGAGGGTCTGGACGAGGTGGAGGCCGAACTTCTCGGCCCGCCGGAGGAGCTGAAGGGCCGGGACGTCCTGGAGATCGGCGCCGGCGCCGCGCAGTGCTCCCGCTGGCTGACCGCCCAGGGCGCGCGCCCGGTGGCCCTGGACATCTCGCACCGGCAGTTGCAGCACGCGCTGCGCATCGGCGGTTCCTTCCCTCTGGTGTGCGCCGACGCCGGTGCGCTCCCCTTCGCGGACGGCTCGTTCGACCTGGCCTGCTCGGCGTACGGGGCGCTGCCCTTCGTCGCCGACCCGCGTCAGGTCCTGCACGAGGTGCGCCGGGTGCTGCGCCCCGGGGGCCGTCTCGTCTTCTCGGTGACGCATCCGATCCGCTGGGCCTTCCCGGACGAGCCGGGGCCGGCGGGGCTCTCGGTGTCGGCCTCGTACTTCGACCGCACTCCCTATGTCGAGCAGGACGACGAAGGGCAGGCGGTCTATGTCGAGCACCACCGCACGCTCGGCGACCGCGTCCGGGACGTCGTGGCGTCGGGCTTGCGTCTGGTCGACCTGGTGGAGCCGGAGTGGCCCGTCTGGAACACCTCCGAGTGGGGCGGCTGGTCGCCGTTGCGCGGGAACCTCATTCCGGGGACGGCGATCTTCGTGTGCGAGCGGGACTGA
- the coaE gene encoding dephospho-CoA kinase has protein sequence MLKVGLTGGIGAGKSEVSRLLVACGAVLIDADRIAREVVAPGTPGLASVVEAFGEEILGADGSLDRPRLGAIVFADADRLATLNSIVHPLVGARSRELEEAAAEDAVVIHDVPLLTENGLAPLYDLVIVVDAAPGTQLDRLVRLRGMTEEDARARMAAQATREQRREIADILIDNDVPLEQLEQRVKDVWADLVRRAQAPRPSPAE, from the coding sequence ATGCTGAAGGTGGGCCTGACCGGCGGCATCGGCGCCGGCAAGAGTGAGGTGTCACGGCTGCTCGTCGCGTGCGGGGCCGTGCTGATCGACGCGGACCGCATCGCGCGGGAGGTCGTCGCACCGGGGACGCCGGGGCTCGCCTCGGTCGTCGAGGCCTTCGGGGAGGAGATCCTCGGCGCCGACGGCAGCCTGGACCGGCCCCGCCTCGGCGCCATCGTCTTCGCCGACGCGGACAGACTCGCGACCCTCAACTCGATCGTGCACCCCCTGGTGGGCGCCCGCTCCCGCGAGCTCGAGGAAGCCGCCGCCGAGGACGCGGTCGTGATCCACGACGTCCCGCTCCTCACGGAGAACGGCCTGGCACCGCTGTACGACCTCGTGATCGTCGTCGACGCGGCTCCCGGGACCCAGCTCGACCGGCTCGTCCGACTGCGCGGCATGACCGAGGAGGACGCCCGCGCGCGGATGGCCGCCCAGGCGACACGCGAGCAGCGCCGGGAGATCGCGGACATCCTGATCGACAACGACGTCCCGCTGGAGCAGCTGGAGCAGCGCGTGAAGGACGTGTGGGCCGACCTGGTGCGCAGGGCGCAGGCGCCCCGGCCGTCTCCCGCGGAATAG
- a CDS encoding class I SAM-dependent methyltransferase: MREGYEGTGPGTITPDGCAVELYSRLPVGDEPDVIAAAAPEGARILELGSGVGRMTHALLERGFTVTAVDESAPMLERVRGARTICRPIEELDLGERFDVVLLASFLVHAGDVEVRRGILRTCARHVSETGCVLIQREGEDYHDDVPREREDPSGFTVRIASSEPVGAGVNSVRAEYEFPDAVWTQTFRARPLTREQFEEALEEAGLTVDRYLTPDRVWVRTVPRD; encoded by the coding sequence ATGCGTGAGGGGTACGAGGGGACGGGGCCGGGGACCATCACCCCGGACGGCTGCGCGGTGGAGCTCTACTCACGGCTGCCCGTCGGGGACGAACCGGATGTCATCGCCGCCGCGGCCCCCGAGGGCGCGCGCATCCTGGAGCTCGGCAGCGGAGTCGGACGCATGACCCACGCCCTGCTGGAGCGCGGCTTCACGGTCACGGCGGTGGACGAGTCCGCCCCGATGCTGGAGCGCGTGCGCGGCGCGCGGACGATATGCCGCCCGATCGAGGAGCTGGACCTGGGCGAGAGGTTCGACGTGGTGCTGCTCGCGTCGTTCCTCGTGCACGCGGGAGACGTCGAGGTGCGGCGCGGCATACTGCGCACCTGCGCACGCCATGTCTCGGAGACCGGCTGCGTACTGATCCAGCGGGAGGGCGAGGACTACCACGACGACGTGCCGCGCGAGCGCGAGGACCCCAGCGGCTTCACCGTGCGGATCGCGTCGTCGGAGCCGGTCGGCGCCGGGGTCAACTCGGTGCGGGCGGAGTACGAGTTCCCGGACGCGGTCTGGACCCAGACGTTCCGGGCGCGCCCCCTGACCAGGGAGCAGTTCGAGGAGGCGCTGGAGGAGGCGGGTCTGACGGTGGACCGGTATCTGACGCCTGACCGTGTGTGGGTGAGGACGGTGCCGAGGGACTAG
- a CDS encoding SPW_0924 family protein — MRALVAAATGLAVAFAVVLTLTALGSPSGETSPKPLLTTVPAHP; from the coding sequence ATGCGCGCCCTTGTCGCCGCCGCCACCGGTCTCGCCGTCGCGTTCGCCGTGGTCCTGACGCTGACCGCCCTCGGCTCCCCCTCGGGGGAGACGTCCCCGAAGCCGCTGCTGACGACGGTGCCCGCACACCCCTGA
- the hrpB gene encoding ATP-dependent helicase HrpB: MIRYDALDALPVRAALPALAEALEGHGTAVLVAPPGTGKTTLVPPTLAGLLGEGPERRVIVAEPRRIAARAAARRMAWLLGEKPGESVGYTVRGERVVGRHTRVEVVTTGVLVQRLQRDQELAGADVVVLDECHERHLDADTAAAFLWDVRQTLRPELRLVAASATTDAQGWARLLGGAPVVEAQGTAYPVEAVWVPPVRPVRPPHGMRVDPALLTHVASVVRRALAERDGDVLCFLPGVGEIARVAGQLGGLGDVEVLQVHGRAPAAVQDAVLVPGQRRRVVLATSVAESSVTVPGVRVVVDSGLAREPRVDHARGLSALTTVRASQAAGRQRAGRAGREAPGAVYRCWAEAEDARLPRYPSPEIKVADLTAFALQVACWGDPDASGLALLDGPPGGAMAAARNVLTAVGAVDSVGRATERGVRLSRLGLHPRLGRALLDGSGSVGVDRAAEVIALLSEEAPREYGDDLTGALRRARRGGDAYAGRWRAEVRRLRAASPGAPGTSQGPENLSDDQQVGLVAALAFPERVAKADGGSYLMASGTRAEAGDGSALRGSPWIAVAMADRPVGKGHARVRLGAVIDEETARLAAGALLEERDEVGWDDGDVVARRVERLGAVELAVRALRDADPGLVRDALLDGLRREGFGLLRWSAEADALRQRLAFLRLHLGAPWPDVSDDALHARVEEWLEPELGRARRRADLARIDAGQALARLLPWASGVAGRLDELAPEQMTVPSGSRIRIDYSRPEQPVLAVKLQEMFGLQESPRVAGVPLLVHLLSPAGRPAAVTADLASFWREGYKGVRAELRGRYPKHPWPEDPAGAEPTRHTNARLRR; the protein is encoded by the coding sequence GTGATCCGTTACGACGCTCTGGACGCCCTGCCCGTACGCGCTGCCCTGCCTGCCCTGGCCGAAGCCCTGGAGGGGCACGGCACCGCCGTCCTCGTGGCGCCGCCCGGCACCGGCAAGACGACCCTGGTGCCGCCGACACTGGCGGGACTGCTCGGGGAGGGGCCCGAGCGGCGGGTGATCGTGGCCGAGCCGCGGCGGATCGCGGCCCGGGCCGCGGCGCGGCGGATGGCGTGGCTGCTGGGCGAGAAGCCCGGCGAGAGCGTCGGCTACACCGTGCGCGGGGAGCGGGTCGTCGGGCGGCACACGCGCGTGGAGGTCGTCACGACCGGTGTGCTCGTCCAGCGTCTGCAACGGGACCAGGAGCTGGCCGGTGCCGACGTGGTGGTGCTCGACGAGTGCCACGAGCGGCACCTGGACGCGGACACGGCGGCGGCCTTCCTCTGGGACGTGCGGCAGACCCTGCGCCCGGAGCTGCGGCTGGTGGCCGCCTCGGCGACGACCGACGCGCAGGGGTGGGCGCGGCTGCTGGGCGGGGCGCCGGTGGTCGAGGCGCAGGGGACGGCGTATCCGGTGGAGGCCGTGTGGGTGCCGCCGGTGCGGCCCGTGCGTCCGCCGCACGGGATGCGGGTGGATCCGGCGCTGCTGACGCATGTGGCGTCCGTGGTGCGGCGGGCGCTGGCCGAGCGGGACGGGGACGTGCTGTGTTTCCTGCCGGGCGTGGGCGAGATCGCCCGCGTCGCCGGGCAGCTCGGGGGGCTCGGTGACGTCGAGGTGCTCCAGGTGCACGGGCGGGCGCCGGCGGCCGTCCAGGACGCGGTACTGGTGCCCGGGCAGCGGCGGCGGGTCGTGCTGGCCACGTCCGTCGCGGAGTCGTCTGTGACGGTGCCCGGGGTGCGCGTGGTCGTGGACTCGGGGCTGGCGCGCGAGCCGCGGGTGGACCACGCGCGCGGGTTGAGCGCGCTGACGACGGTACGGGCGTCGCAGGCCGCGGGGCGGCAGCGGGCGGGGCGGGCCGGGCGTGAGGCACCGGGGGCGGTGTACCGCTGCTGGGCGGAGGCCGAGGACGCGCGTCTGCCGCGCTATCCGTCGCCGGAGATCAAGGTGGCCGACCTGACGGCGTTCGCGCTGCAGGTGGCGTGCTGGGGGGATCCGGACGCGTCCGGGCTGGCGCTGCTGGACGGGCCGCCGGGTGGGGCGATGGCGGCGGCGCGGAATGTGCTGACGGCGGTGGGGGCGGTGGACTCCGTCGGGCGCGCCACCGAGCGGGGAGTCCGGCTGAGCCGGCTGGGTTTGCATCCCCGGCTGGGGCGGGCGCTGCTGGACGGGTCCGGCTCGGTCGGGGTGGACAGGGCCGCTGAGGTCATCGCGCTGCTCAGTGAGGAGGCTCCGCGGGAGTACGGGGATGACCTGACGGGTGCCTTGCGTCGTGCTCGGCGTGGGGGCGACGCCTATGCCGGGCGGTGGCGGGCGGAAGTACGGCGGCTGCGGGCCGCCTCTCCGGGAGCCCCGGGCACTTCCCAGGGGCCGGAGAACCTCTCCGATGACCAGCAGGTGGGCCTCGTCGCCGCTCTGGCCTTTCCCGAGCGCGTCGCCAAGGCCGACGGAGGGTCGTATCTCATGGCGTCCGGGACCCGTGCCGAGGCCGGGGACGGGAGCGCGTTGCGCGGTTCACCCTGGATCGCCGTCGCCATGGCCGACCGGCCCGTCGGCAAGGGGCACGCGCGTGTGCGGCTCGGGGCTGTGATCGACGAGGAGACGGCCCGGCTCGCGGCCGGCGCCCTGCTGGAGGAGCGGGATGAGGTCGGGTGGGACGACGGGGACGTCGTGGCGCGGAGGGTGGAGCGGCTGGGGGCGGTGGAGCTGGCGGTGCGGGCGCTGAGGGACGCCGATCCCGGGCTCGTGCGCGACGCGTTGCTCGACGGGTTGCGGCGGGAGGGGTTCGGGCTGCTGCGGTGGTCGGCGGAGGCCGATGCCCTGCGGCAGCGGCTCGCGTTCCTGCGGCTGCATCTCGGTGCGCCCTGGCCGGACGTGTCCGACGACGCGCTCCACGCGCGCGTGGAGGAGTGGCTGGAGCCGGAGCTCGGCCGGGCGCGGCGGCGGGCCGATCTGGCACGGATCGATGCCGGGCAGGCGCTCGCCCGGCTGCTGCCCTGGGCCTCGGGAGTGGCGGGGCGGCTCGACGAGCTGGCCCCGGAGCAGATGACCGTGCCGAGCGGGTCGAGGATCCGGATCGACTACTCCCGGCCCGAGCAGCCCGTGCTGGCGGTGAAGTTGCAGGAGATGTTCGGGCTCCAGGAGTCGCCGCGGGTCGCCGGGGTGCCGCTGCTCGTGCATCTGCTGTCCCCGGCGGGCCGGCCGGCCGCTGTCACCGCCGATCTCGCCTCGTTCTGGCGGGAGGGCTACAAGGGTGTACGGGCGGAGCTGCGGGGCCGCTATCCGAAGCATCCGTGGCCCGAGGACCCGGCGGGCGCCGAGCCGACCCGGCACACCAACGCGCGGCTCAGGCGGTGA
- a CDS encoding PAC2 family protein has protein sequence MLDPQDLYAWEPKGLAVVDMALAQESAGLVMLYHFDGYIDAGETGDQIVDRVLDSLPHQVVARFDHDRLVDYRARRPLLTFKRDRWSDYEEPALEVRLVQDATGAPFLLLSGPEPDVEWERFAAAVKQIVERLGVRLSVNFHGIPMGVPHTRPVGLTPHGNRTDLVPGHPSPFEEAQVPGSAESLVEYRLLQAGHDVLGVAAHVPHYIARSPYPDAALTVLEAITAATGLVLPGIAHALRSEAHRTQTEIDRQIREGDEDLTALIDGLEHQYDAVAGAETRGNMLAEPVDIPSADEIGQEFEKFLAEREGDN, from the coding sequence GTGCTTGATCCGCAGGATTTGTACGCCTGGGAGCCGAAGGGGCTGGCCGTCGTCGACATGGCGCTCGCCCAGGAGTCGGCCGGACTTGTCATGCTCTACCACTTCGACGGATACATCGACGCGGGCGAGACGGGCGACCAGATCGTCGACCGGGTGCTCGACTCTCTGCCCCACCAGGTCGTCGCCCGCTTCGACCACGACCGGCTCGTCGACTACCGCGCCCGCCGCCCGCTGCTGACGTTCAAGCGCGACCGCTGGAGCGACTACGAGGAACCCGCTCTCGAGGTGCGGCTCGTGCAGGACGCGACCGGCGCGCCCTTCCTGCTGCTGTCCGGCCCCGAGCCGGATGTGGAGTGGGAACGCTTCGCCGCCGCCGTGAAGCAGATCGTGGAGCGGCTCGGCGTCCGTCTCTCCGTGAACTTCCACGGCATCCCCATGGGCGTCCCGCACACCCGGCCCGTCGGCCTCACCCCGCACGGCAACCGCACCGACCTCGTCCCGGGCCACCCCAGTCCGTTCGAGGAGGCGCAGGTGCCCGGCAGTGCCGAGTCCCTCGTCGAGTACCGCCTGCTCCAGGCCGGGCACGACGTCCTGGGTGTCGCCGCCCACGTCCCGCACTACATCGCCCGCTCCCCGTACCCGGACGCGGCCCTGACGGTCCTGGAGGCCATCACGGCGGCGACCGGACTGGTCCTGCCCGGCATCGCCCACGCCCTGCGCTCGGAGGCCCACCGCACCCAGACGGAGATCGACCGGCAGATCCGCGAGGGCGACGAGGACCTCACCGCGCTCATCGACGGCCTGGAGCACCAGTACGACGCCGTCGCGGGCGCCGAGACCCGGGGCAACATGCTCGCCGAGCCGGTGGACATCCCGTCGGCGGACGAGATCGGCCAGGAGTTCGAGAAGTTCCTGGCGGAACGAGAAGGCGACAACTGA
- a CDS encoding DUF3068 domain-containing protein, translating into MRRKAGLVLLALAVFFAALSPLLRWYAFPRLAKVPAHQYQDMVLEAKDATLLDYGTMRAKKVSKVTIVQTLKGDVEASERIEESAGRDVVVWDGLSYVVGPDGKMVSKIPERYIFDAHTQEPVHATGETVDGDPVRRQGIEFKWPFLTEKRDYEYFDAQARITAPIEYKGTEDFRGLEVYYFEQTIPWTKVKIPKTLPVKGLTAEAVARTGTTRWYTTVRKFWVEPLTGAPVYGEEIHQEELRGGALLGDRDKVTAFAGHVKMREDYITHTVDLVKSQRLLVLLMTSWLPWGFLTLGVLLLAVALYLEARSRRPSGPAPTAAEEPSSVTA; encoded by the coding sequence ATGCGCCGCAAGGCCGGCCTGGTCCTGCTCGCCCTCGCCGTGTTCTTCGCGGCCCTGTCCCCGCTGCTGCGCTGGTACGCCTTCCCGCGCCTGGCCAAGGTCCCCGCGCACCAGTACCAGGACATGGTCCTGGAGGCGAAGGACGCCACCCTCCTCGACTACGGCACGATGCGGGCGAAGAAGGTCTCCAAGGTCACCATCGTCCAGACCCTCAAGGGCGACGTGGAGGCCTCCGAGCGGATCGAGGAGTCGGCCGGCCGGGACGTCGTCGTCTGGGACGGCCTGTCCTACGTCGTCGGCCCCGACGGCAAGATGGTCTCCAAGATCCCCGAGCGCTACATCTTCGACGCCCACACCCAGGAACCCGTCCACGCCACCGGCGAGACGGTCGACGGCGACCCGGTGCGCCGCCAGGGTATCGAGTTCAAGTGGCCCTTCCTGACGGAGAAACGGGACTACGAGTACTTCGACGCCCAGGCCCGCATCACCGCGCCCATCGAGTACAAGGGCACCGAGGACTTCCGCGGCCTGGAGGTCTACTACTTCGAGCAGACCATCCCCTGGACCAAGGTGAAGATCCCGAAGACCCTGCCCGTGAAGGGCCTCACCGCCGAGGCGGTGGCCCGGACCGGCACGACCCGCTGGTACACCACGGTCCGCAAGTTCTGGGTCGAACCCCTCACAGGCGCTCCCGTGTACGGAGAAGAGATCCACCAGGAGGAACTGCGCGGCGGTGCCCTCCTCGGGGACCGTGACAAGGTGACCGCGTTCGCCGGCCACGTGAAGATGCGCGAGGACTACATCACGCACACCGTCGACCTGGTGAAGTCCCAGCGTCTGCTCGTCCTGCTGATGACGTCCTGGCTGCCCTGGGGCTTTCTGACCCTCGGCGTCCTCCTGCTGGCCGTCGCGCTGTACCTGGAGGCCCGCAGCCGCCGCCCCTCGGGCCCGGCACCCACGGCGGCCGAGGAACCGTCGTCGGTCACCGCCTGA
- the rpsA gene encoding 30S ribosomal protein S1, which produces MTSSTETTATTPQVAVNDIGNEEAFLAAIDETIKYFNDGDIVDGVIVKVDRDEVLLDIGYKTEGVIPSRELSIKHDVDPNEVVAVGDEIEALVLQKEDKEGRLILSKKRAQYERAWGTIEKIKEEDGIVTGTVIEVVKGGLILDIGLRGFLPASLVEMRRVRDLQPYVGKELEAKIIELDKNRNNVVLSRRAWLEQTQSEVRQTFLTTLQKGQVRSGVVSSIVNFGAFVDLGGVDGLVHVSELSWKHIDHPSEVVEVGQEVTVEVLDVDMDRERVSLSLKATQEDPWQQFARTHQIGQVVPGKVTKLVPFGAFVRVDEGIEGLVHISELAERHVEIPEQVVQVNDEIFVKVIDIDLERRRISLSLKQANESFGSDPASVEFDPTLYGMAASYDDQGNYIYPEGFDPETNDWLEGYETQREAWETQYAEAQQRFEQHQAQVIKSREADEKAAAEGVDTAGAAPAASGGGGSYSSEGPDNSGALASDEALAALREKLAGGQS; this is translated from the coding sequence ATGACGAGCAGCACCGAGACCACCGCAACCACCCCGCAGGTAGCGGTCAACGACATCGGTAACGAGGAAGCCTTCCTCGCCGCGATCGACGAGACGATCAAGTACTTCAACGACGGCGACATCGTCGACGGCGTCATCGTGAAGGTCGACCGGGACGAGGTCCTGCTCGACATCGGTTACAAGACCGAAGGCGTGATCCCGAGCCGCGAACTCTCGATCAAGCACGACGTCGACCCCAACGAGGTCGTCGCCGTCGGTGACGAGATCGAGGCCCTTGTTCTCCAGAAGGAGGACAAGGAAGGCCGCCTGATCCTCTCGAAGAAGCGCGCTCAGTACGAGCGTGCCTGGGGCACCATCGAGAAGATCAAGGAAGAGGACGGGATCGTCACCGGTACCGTCATCGAGGTCGTCAAGGGTGGTCTCATCCTCGACATCGGCCTCCGTGGCTTCCTCCCGGCCTCCCTGGTCGAGATGCGCCGCGTTCGCGACCTCCAGCCCTACGTGGGCAAGGAGCTCGAGGCCAAGATCATCGAGCTGGACAAGAACCGCAACAACGTGGTCCTGTCCCGCCGTGCCTGGCTGGAGCAGACCCAGTCCGAGGTCCGCCAGACGTTCCTCACGACCCTCCAGAAGGGTCAGGTCCGTTCCGGCGTCGTCTCCTCGATCGTCAACTTCGGCGCCTTCGTGGACCTGGGTGGCGTCGACGGCCTGGTTCACGTCTCCGAGCTCTCCTGGAAGCACATCGACCACCCCTCCGAGGTTGTCGAGGTCGGCCAGGAAGTCACCGTCGAGGTTCTCGACGTCGACATGGACCGCGAGCGTGTCTCCCTGTCGCTGAAGGCGACCCAGGAAGACCCGTGGCAGCAGTTCGCCCGCACCCACCAGATCGGCCAGGTCGTGCCCGGCAAGGTCACGAAGCTGGTTCCGTTCGGTGCGTTCGTCCGCGTGGACGAGGGCATCGAGGGTCTGGTCCACATCTCCGAGCTGGCCGAGCGCCACGTGGAGATCCCGGAGCAGGTCGTCCAGGTCAACGACGAGATCTTCGTCAAGGTCATCGACATCGACCTCGAGCGCCGTCGCATCAGCCTCTCGCTGAAGCAGGCCAACGAGTCCTTCGGTTCGGACCCGGCCTCGGTCGAGTTCGACCCGACGCTCTACGGCATGGCCGCGTCGTACGACGACCAGGGCAACTACATCTACCCCGAGGGCTTCGACCCCGAGACCAACGACTGGCTCGAGGGCTACGAGACCCAGCGCGAGGCGTGGGAGACCCAGTACGCCGAGGCGCAGCAGCGCTTCGAGCAGCACCAGGCGCAGGTCATCAAGTCCCGCGAAGCGGACGAGAAGGCCGCTGCCGAGGGTGTCGACACCGCGGGTGCGGCTCCGGCCGCGTCCGGTGGTGGCGGTTCGTACTCCTCCGAGGGTCCGGACAACTCCGGCGCGCTGGCCTCGGACGAGGCGCTGGCCGCGCTTCGCGAGAAGCTGGCCGGTGGGCAGAGCTGA